In Hyperolius riggenbachi isolate aHypRig1 chromosome 10, aHypRig1.pri, whole genome shotgun sequence, a genomic segment contains:
- the LOC137536385 gene encoding histone H2B 1.1-like, with protein sequence MAPEPTKSAPAPKKGSKKAVSKTQKKDGKKRRKTRKESYAIYVYKVLKQVHPDTGISSKAMSIMNSFVNDIFERIAGEASRLAHYNKRHTITSREIQTAVRLLLPGELAKHAVSEGTKAVTKYTSAK encoded by the coding sequence ATGGCTCCTGAACCAACCAAGTCCGCCCCGGCGCCCAAGAAGGGCTCTAAGAAAGCGGTGAGCAAGACCCAGAAGAAGGACGGCAAGAAGCGCAGGAAGACCAGGAAGGAGAGCTACGCCATCTACGTGtacaaggtgctgaagcaggtgcaCCCCGACACCGGCATCTCCTCCAAGGCCATGAGCATCATGAACTCCTTCGTCAATGACATCTTCGAGCGCATCGCCGGGGAAGCTTCCCGCCTGGCTCATTACAACAAGCGCCACACCATCACCTCCCGGGAGATCCAGACCGCCGTCCGCCTGCTGCTGCCGGGAGAGCTGGCCAAGCACGCCGTGTCCGAGGGCACCAAGGCCGTCACCAAGTACACCAGCGCCAAGTAA
- the LOC137536386 gene encoding histone H2A type 2-B: MSGRGKQGGKARAKAKTRSSRAGLQFPVGRVHRLLRKGNYAERVGAGAPVYLAAVLEYLTAEILELAGNAARDNKKTRIIPRHLQLAVRNDEELNKLLGGVTIAQGGVLPNIQAVLLPKKTESHKAAKSK; encoded by the coding sequence ATGTCCGGAAGAGGCAAACAAGGCGGCAAGGCTCGTGCCAAGGCCAAGACTCGCTCCTCCCGGGCCGGGCTGCAGTTCCCAGTCGGTCGTGTTCACCGTCTGCTGAGGAAGGGCAACTATGCGGAGCGGGTGGGGGCCGGAGCTCCGGTCTATCTGGCCGCAGTGCTAGAGTATCTGACCGCTGAGATCCTGGAGCTGGCTGGCAACGCCGCCCGGGACAACAAGAAGACCCGCATTATCCCCCGCCACCTGCAGCTGGCCGTGCGCAACGACGAGGAGCTCAACAAGCTGCTGGGTGGGGTGACCATCGCCCAGGGGGGCGTCCTGCCCAACATCCAGGccgtgctgctgcccaagaagaCCGAGAGCCACAAGGCCGCCAAGAGCAAGTAA
- the LOC137536387 gene encoding histone H4 codes for MSGRGKGGKGLGKGGAKRHRKVLRDNIQGITKPAIRRLARRGGVKRISGLIYEETRGVLKVFLENVIRDAVTYTEHAKRKTVTAMDVVYALKRQGRTLYGFGG; via the coding sequence ATGTCTGGTCGTGGAAAGGGCGGGAAGGGACTCGGGAAAGGAGGCGCCAAGCGGCACAGGAAGGTGCTCCGGGATAACATCCAGGGCATCACTAAGCCCGCCATCCGCCGCCTGGCCCGCAGAGGGGGTGTCAAGCGCATCTCCGGCCTCATCTATGAGGAGACCCGCGGAGTGCTGAAGGTTTTCCTGGAGAACGTCATCCGGGACGCCGTCACCTACACCGAGCACGCCAAGAGGAAGACGGTCACCGCCATGGATGTGGTGTACGCCCTCAAGCGCCAGGGACGCACCCTCTACGGCTTCGGGGGTTAA